A stretch of Besnoitia besnoiti strain Bb-Ger1 chromosome V, whole genome shotgun sequence DNA encodes these proteins:
- a CDS encoding hypothetical protein (encoded by transcript BESB_062000) has translation MKMSTGPRGPPVVHGDRRVAAISTCQTKLPYGKASQTQPDTENREQRITELEEAEHSSSAIGPCAKRADAAEGSGQHTLGIPPTLREQQEGGGMRNHQESVAVFEGHAKVECHNPSNQEVSGSSVKQTSTPFVDDYVSNSSASALAALATVLAHSADGTQSPPPTLTSPRMLEQMKHRGGNKCVTKCPPCCAQGRGSLKMPAPETQCREGPELVNERWRPLPLAQHLRTPLTRSAKQIPFSRSASTGTCTSSTPNCSDSVASEEMSLGLMGQELSGETRQNECPILTTMVSEGANREGGEQESVAAPPREYGSAAVSGSRLCTSASIRDTKWPDCGGSLESVHATSERNGANAGRPALQSLKNGSTDDSSSSWDTEKRDAVPTRTGAPAYESFQQTAASQNSAALPASPNVPLASTILADRRSVFYKTQMCPHAMRGRCRLAKGCSFAHHNRELRTPPRLDKTKMCANVKAGVSCPKGESCSFAHSRNELRHTVAFYKTNMCRNWQAGACLHPQTCNHAHGMYELLFFRTLAAGTGCRDFRKEKEVYTGQSVITSRGSVADAGQEGKGGSLEFKSVKSRDEFCSKTSAAGSTDADDHYTGDFAVSRHSAVVRNNLQTLLASLAPLESRQARTGVPRAVGSEAELSQRHASDKELLASRRADDTGDAKSHVPSIKGKAIEGGTETSCTKANTVAGSGGVVLSGNIINDRGVKSDASGLHDGGNMRGNLAKGRRKKGAGVQDGCKGKRRTLGADPVLETRPTEKIKNASAVRTARSTTSPVMRGDKWLSATGDTVIQKADVCPFVVASRESSVGMTGQVQDREQQAAEETESLHRPRQNQRTPTSFQSAYLATRRPTGMRKCNSQVKRGSTVQADILNIRPAPAPPSAPSPAAIASLQEILNVTGVAETANEKPPLSPAADQMQQRLQTNQRQLLFQLHAYQQARLQRNYAETILCQQRRQRNRREHSSDSLRCKGSGDENSLDRMESREAPVKGWSEESSFKGGGKSEGTSAEYPVFVADRRVDAADKKGSSGDGACLSDPEDPNTAAMDLAYTLLLLLRESAPNNVSSDCAGAAGSLRKFRVHQSGSSLHVPPPTVDDEMLGWTQDQPMEDNLTINGCAPQTPVQQVPFVNDETSGQPTVSVVGALEALESRHLVDLQVAVGPLDALSEERSENRNSSADLWTAEVARGLFDTNRLNKPPLPPCSTPVGVKREDPGLSNANRGCADAHLALAEPGTVASGQTGDFEQAQAALPPKKVTSEEGDLRAGGGVGAQGARTASVALASADNAMKIPDVPLPQGSPTRSSGAALGRLADRPASDRTATEIIMARLNAAVGSLASLGRETRMVEDLLRCQQQGTSEKQSLRTSARKSAIHEGATTTVETRDCCSHGIELLRAPVLTEDPPRDCLSSGRASVGYDRSAGSHPRQQVHADAIARADAAAANSVANEQEPFLGGTLGKALRDSSWQLCCQNIECSTTCARCSGMSTGTTREVTEEARLEGARHLFSSFSKGNMSLSRPRRDDFGVKVILDAAPPESGSLENKPSFSVCSPRHGDDKLEMTSGFDLVSLASHGSIESSTASSDISGGAEQRRETGARVMPSFAEGDSAFLRGDHSLGFQRYPDAEQRQTGHPGQEFHALAGYTSDSEHLVTDTSRETFRGARMGGKGLVPHKPIHVRTDDESVQRATVRTTSSNALEVMSSDGVGNMTVADTMVALSRTADSLDCPGGDWARRHELYSARKLLQGLHIDQGLAACTRRGRWQTSCSVGVCAMNEAGVGNPGAVEPGNGKQAAGGAAGQPRELENLQATEFACGWSHWPPALLKAEAETEQDAGSGPSQMQSLRQGMERQCCEQSFSRQCYRLPEKRTLGAETYRPAGVDPLTLIESMIHALELEG, from the exons TGCAGTATTCGAAGGACATGCCAAAGTCGAGTGTCACAATCCAAGCAACCAAGAGGTTTCAGGATCGTCGGTCAAGCAAACATCAACACCATTTGTGGACGATTACGTTTCTAACTCCAGTGCGAGCGCGCTTGCGGCACTGGCGACCGTTTTGGCACATTCTGCTGATGGTACGCAATCACCTCCGCCCACGCTGACTTCTCCGCGAATGCTCGAACAGATGAAACACCGCGGCGGTAACAAATGCGTCACCAAATGCCCCCCGTGCTGTGCTCAAGGACGTGGCTCCCTGAAGATGCCCGCACCCGAGACGCAGTGCCGTGAGGGTCCTGAACTGGTAAATGAGCGTTGGAGGCCATTACCACTCGCACAGCATCTCCGCACTCCGCTGACACGTAGCGCGAAACAGATACCGTTTTCCAGGTCAGCCTCTACCGGCACTTGTACTAGTTCGACACCGAACTGCAGTGATTCAGTCGCATCGGAAGAGATGTCGCTGGGGCTGATGGGGCAGGAGCTATCAGGGGAAACGAGACAGAACGAGTGTCCAATCCTGACGACCATGGTCTCCGAAGGAGCGAACAGGGAAGGCGGGGAGCAGGAAAGCGTGGCTGCACCACCACGCGAGTATGGGAGCGCCGCCGTTTCGGGGAGTCGCTTATGCACATCAGCCTCAATTCGTGACACAAAGTGGCCTGACTGTGGCGGTTCTCTTGAGTCAGTGCATGCCACCAGTGAGCGCAACGGGGCTAACGCCGGTCGGCCTGCGCTTCAAAGTCTTAAGAACGGCTCAACGGACGACAGTAGCTCCAGCTGGGATACCGAGAAAAGGGACGCGGTGCCCACGCGCACTGGCGCGCCCGCTTACGAGTCGTTCCAGCAGACAGCAGCCTCACAGAACTCGGCCGCATTGCCTGCCTCTCCCAACGTACCCTTGGCTTCTACAATTCTGGCCGACCGACGATCGGTATTCTATAAGACACAGATGTGCCCTCATGCTATGCGAGGCCGATGCCGCCTGGCCAAGGGTTGCAGTTTTGCTCACCACAACCGGGAGCTCCGCACGCCACCGAGACTTGACAAAACCAAGATGTGTGCAAACGTGAAAGCGGGAGTCAGCTGTCCCAAAG GCGAGTCATGCTCTTTCGCCCACAGCCGCAACGAGCTCCGCCACACGGTTGCTTTCTACAAGACGAACATGTGTCGCAATTGGCAGGCTGGAGCCTGTTTGCACCCGCAGACATGCAACCATGCTCACGGCATGTACGAACTGCTATTCTTCCGCACCTTGGCAGCAGGGACCGGGTGCAGAGACTtcagaaaagagaaggaagtgTACACAGGGCAGAGCGTCATCACCTCGCGAGGTTCCGTCGCTGACGCTGGACAGGAGGGCAAGGGAGGCTCGCTCGAGTTCAAATCAGTGAAGAGTCGGGATGAATTTTGCAGTAAGACAAGCGCTGCAGGCAGCACCGACGCGGACGACCACTACACTGGCGATTTTGCGGTTTCTCGTCactccgccgtcgtccggAATAACTTACAGACACTTCTGGCCTCTCTCGCACCATTAGAGTCGCGTCAAGCACGAACAGGTGTTCCCCGTGCAGTCGGGTCTGAAGCGGAGCTTTCACAACGACATGCCTCCGACAAGGAACTCCTTGCATCCAGACGTGCGGATGACACTGGAGACGCCAAGTCACATGTGCCTAGTATCAAAGGAAAGGCAATCGAGGGGGGGACTGAGACGTCCTGTACCAAGGCTAATACGGTTGCAGGCAGTGGAGGTGTTGTTCTTTCCGGCAACATCATCAACGACCGCGGGGTTAAGAGTGATGCATCTGGCCTTCACGATGGAGGGAACATGAGGGGTAATCTCGCTAAaggacgaagaaaaaaaggagcAGGCGTTCAAGACGGATGCAAGGGAAAACGGCGTACGTTGGGAGCGGATCCGGTTTTGGAAACGCGGCCGACAGAGAAGATAAAAAACGCATCCGCAgtgaggacggcgaggagtACAACTTCACCTGTGATGAGGGGGGATAAATGGCTATCAGCAACGGGGGATACAGTGATCCAGAAGGCTGATGTTTGCCCATTCGTCGTTGCAAGTAGGGAAAGTAGTGTGGGGATGACAGGACAAGTGCAGGATCGCGAACagcaggctgcagaggaaactgAATCATTGCATCGCCCGCGCCAAAACCAACGCACGCCCACGTCCTTCCAGTCCGCGTATTTAgccacgcggcggccgacCGGAATGCGGAAATGCAACTCGCAGGTGAAACGCGGAAGTACCGTGCAGGCCGATATCTTGAACATCAGACccgctccggcgccgccttctgctccTTCTCCCGCAGCAATCGCCTCACTTCAGGAGATCTTGAACGTTACAGGTGTTGCTGAGACGGCGAATGAGAAACCACCGCTTTCTCCTGCTGCAGACCAAATGCAACAACGATTGCAGACAAATCAGCGCCAACTACTTTTTCAGCTTCACGCTTACCAACAGGCACGACTACAGAGAAATTACGCCGAAACCATTCTTTGCCAacagcgcaggcagcggaacAGGAGGGAGCATAGTAGCGACAGTTTACGTTGTAAAGGTTCGGGTGACGAAAACTCGCTTGACAGAATGGAGAGCCGAGAGGCGCCAGTGAAGGGCTGGAGCGAGGAATCATCGTTTAAGGGCGGCGGCAAATCTGAGGGAACCTCGGCAGAGTATCCCGTCTTTGTGGCAGATCGTCGCGTCGATGCTGCGGACAAAAAGGGCAGCAGCGGTGATGGAGCATGCCTCTCTGACCCTGAAGATCCAAATACAGCAGCCATGGACCTAGCCTACACGCTGTTGCTCCTTTTACGGGAGTCGGCTCCTAACAATGTCAGCAGCGACTGTGCAGGGGCTGCTGGCTCTTTACGGAAATTTCGAGTACACCAGAGCGGCAGTAGCCTCCACGTGCCACCGCCAACCGTGGACGATGAAATGCTAGGCTGGACGCAAGATCAGCCGATGGAAGATAATCTTACTATCAACGGCTGCGCCCCCCAAACACCAGTGCAACAAGTGCCTTTCGTTAACGATGAGACGAGCGGTCAGCCGACTGTGTCAGTCGTGGGAGCGCTGGAGGCTTTGGAGAGCAGGCACCTCGTTGATCTTCAAGTGGCTGTTGGCCCCTTAGATGCGCTTTCTGAGGAACGCTCGGAGAATCGGAACTCGTCAGCCGATCTCTGGACCGCGGAAGTTGCACGTGGCCTGTTTGATACCAACCGTTTGAATAAGCCACCTCTGCCGCCCTGCAGTACACCAGTAGGTGTGAAACGTGAAGACCCTGGGCTCTCGAACGCGAACAGAGGATGCGCTGACGCCCATCTGGCACTCGCAGAACCAGGGACCGTGGCGAGCGGTCAAACAGGTGATTTCGAGCAGGCTCAGGCGGCCCTTCCTCCGAAGAAAGTGACGTCAGAAGAAGGGGACCTGCGTGCAGGCGGTGGCGTGGGTGCCCAAGGGGCACGCACAGCTTCTGTGGCACTCGCAAGTGCGGACAACGCAATGAAGATACCCGACGTGCCACTGCCTCAAGGCAGCCCTACAaggagcagcggcgcagcgttGGGCAGACTAGCGGATCGACCAGCGTCGGACCGGACTGCCACGGAGATCATCATGGCGAGACTGAACGCAGCGGTGGGGTCTCTGGCAAGTCTAGGACGGGAGACGCGAATGGTCGAGGATCTTCTGAGATGCCAACAGCAAGGCACAAGCGAGAAGCAAAGCCTCAGAACCTCAGCAAGGAAGTCGGCCATCCACGAGGGGGCAACAACCACTGTCGAAACTCGGGACTGTTGTTCTCATGGCATTGAACTATTGAGGGCGCCCGTATTGACGGAAGATCCCCCAAGGGATTGTCTAAGTTCCGGCAGAGCTTCGGTTGGATACGACCGCTCTGCAGGAAGTCACCCTCGTCAGCAAGTGCATGCAGATGCCATTGCCcgggcggacgcggcggctgcgaacAGCGTTGCAAACGAGCAGGAGCCTTTCTTGGGGGGGACACTGGGGAAGGCATTACGAGACTCGTCGTGGCAACTATGTTGCCAAAACATAGAGTGCAGCACCACTTGCGCACGCTGCAGTGGAATGAGCACTGGAACGACCAGAGAGGTGACAGAAGAAGCTCGTCTTGAAGGTGCTCGACACCTTTTTTCCTCCTTTTCCAAAGGGAACATGAGTCTTAGCCGTCCGCGAAGAGATGATTTTGGGGTGAAGGTCATTTTagatgcggcgccgcctgagagCGGGAGTCTAGAAAACAAGCCAAGtttctctgtctgcagcCCCCGACATGGGGACGATAAGTTGGAAATGACTTCAGGCTTTGATCTCGTGTCTCTCGCGAGTCACGGCAGTATCGAAAGTAGCACAGCGTCAAGCGATATCAGCGGCGGTGCTGAGCAGCGGCGGGAAACTGGGGCTCGAGTGATGCCAAGTTTCGCGGAAGGGGATTCCGCATTTCTTCGTGGAGATCATTCACTGGGTTTTCAACGTTATCCCGACGCAGAACAGCGACAGACAGGGCACCCAGGTCAAGAATTTCATGCGCTTGCCGGATACACAAGCGACAGTGAGCACCTCGTCACAGATACTAGCCGGGAGACATTTCGTGGTGCGCGCATGGGAGGGAAGGGTCTCGTCCCGCATAAACCGATTCACGTGCGAACCGATGACGAGTCTGTCCAAAGAGCGACGGTCCGGACGACGAGTTCCAATGCTTTGGAGGTGATGTCCTCAGACGGTGTGGGAAATATGACGGTCGCGGATACCATGGTGGCACTTTCAAGGACCGCAGACAGTTTAGATTGTCCGGGCGGCGATTGGGCGCGCAGACACGAGCTCTACAGTGCGCGGAAGTTGTTGCAAGGCCTCCACATCGATCAAGGTTTAGCAGCCTGCACACGCCGAGGAAGGTGGCAAACCTCGTGCTCTGTAGGTGTTTGCGCGATGAATGAAGCAGGGGTAGGTAACCCAGGGGCAGTTGAACCTGGCAATGGCAAGCAGGCAGCCGGGGGTGCCGCTGGCCAGCCACGAGAACTGGAGAACTTGCAGGCCACTGAATTTGCTTGCGGATGGAGCCACTGGCCACCGGCTTTGCTTaaagcggaggcagagacagaacaAGACGCAGGTTCTGGACCGTCTCAGATGCAGTCGCTCCGCCAAGGGATGGAAAGACAGTGTTGCGAGCAGTCGTTTTCTCGCCAGTGCTACCGACTTCCAGAGAAGCGGACATTAGGGGCTGAGACTTATCGCCCTGCAGGTGTCGACCCACTTACTTTGATTGAAAGCATGATTCACGCTCTCGAACTAGAGGGATAG